CCTGCGCTCTTGGGGCTGGATTCAACCCGACGAAACATGGAAGAACCTGCGTCCCGACCAAGTCTCGCAAATACTGAAAAGACCAAACGAATTTGTGGCAAAAGCCATTGAAGCATTCGAAAGCACACAATCTGAAAAATAGGAGAAAATATTATGAGAAAAATTTCAAATGAAGGCAGATACGAAACAACCGTAATTTTTGCCGAAGTCAGACAATCCGAAAATACGGGAAAATTCTTCGTGTCGCTCGGGTTCAAAACCGATGACGGCGAATGTATTTACACCCGCTTATACCTTACCGACAAGGCGATTGAGCATTCTGTAAAGAAGCTCCGCGACGCGTTCGATTTTGACGGAGATTTCGGCAATATTGAATCCAGTGTGCTCGACAAACGTTGCAGAATTATCGTAGCCGAGCGCGAATCGGAGAATGGCAGAACCTTTCTCGATGTCAAATACATCAACCGCATCGGTTCTAATTCAGGCGTAGAGCCGTCGGAAATTTCGCGCCTTTCGGAGGAGGCAAGAAGAGTGATTTCGTCCGAAAACAGCCCGTTTTAGGAGGATGTTATGAGCAAATTATTTCCCTCTATTTTGATTGCGTTGGACGTTTTGGCGGCGCTTACATACGCCGTCCAAGACGGAGACTGGCGGCATTTTATCTACTGGATTTCGGCGGCAATTCTCACCGCTTCCGTAACATTCTGAAAGGGTGTTTAGATGAAAAACAAATATCTGAGACTTTTCCCCGATTCGGTGAAAATCATTATGAAGCTTTCGCCAGTCGGTCAGACCGAAATTTTCGCGGCGATGGACGCGCGCAATAACGGCGATATATTCGAATTTTCCGACAAGGGAGCGGAAGTCGTTTGGTGGTCGCTTGAAAACCAGTTCAGGCGCGACGACGAAGCCTATTTGAAACGTTGCGAGAAAAACAGAATCGCCTCGAAAATGCGCTGGCAAGCAATCGCATCGGAACGAAAGCAAACGCAATCAAACGATAGCATTGAATGCCAAGACAAAGATAAAGACAAGGACAATGAAAAAGACAAAAACCCTGTAAAAGAAAAAATAAAGAAAAAAGAAAAGCCTGCGTTCGCAAAGCCCACGATTGAAGAGGTTGCCGCGTATGTCGCCGAAAAAGGCTATTCGGTCAATCCCGCGCGGTTTGTGGCGTATTACGATTCCAACGGTTGGATTGTCGGCAAGACAAAAATGAAGGATTGGAAAGCCGCAGTCCGCACTTGGGAACTTAAAAACAAGGAAGGAGGATACAATGGATTCGGACAACATCAAAGAGCTGGAACGACTGACGCAATGCACGAAAACGGCTTCTAAGTGCATTGTATGCGGAAAAGACTTGGGAGCCGACGCAATTTACTACATAAACGGCGACGCCTTCTGTTCGCAGTCTTGCAGGGATATTTCCGACTATCGCGATAAATACGGCG
The Opitutia bacterium KCR 482 genome window above contains:
- a CDS encoding DUF669 domain-containing protein, whose product is MRKISNEGRYETTVIFAEVRQSENTGKFFVSLGFKTDDGECIYTRLYLTDKAIEHSVKKLRDAFDFDGDFGNIESSVLDKRCRIIVAERESENGRTFLDVKYINRIGSNSGVEPSEISRLSEEARRVISSENSPF